The Arctopsyche grandis isolate Sample6627 chromosome 7, ASM5162203v2, whole genome shotgun sequence genome includes a window with the following:
- the LOC143914040 gene encoding uncharacterized protein LOC143914040, whose product MELTKKTFALAAFLACLAHFPVASEDSEIMEKDISKVLSRKRRYLSFPEGASFSMAICMTVGVLGQPSVGIYTWGLNWGIAYDLPNQNSTIEVLTKLNKVPHPLVARRFRRDLYSKLELIMNDMGYSGRECIYRALCEASQRLMPTGGSLVEELFKKVFSLPSSEVLSSEPIDHHLYDSAQRNGKAKMDCQRKYRMCPVSLLDLALGYYTPSFGTKKITK is encoded by the exons ATGGAATTGACAAAGAAGACGTTCGCGCTGGCAGCGTTTTTGGCGTGTCTTGCTCATTTTCCGGTCGCCTCTGAAGACTCTGAAATAATGGAAAAGGACATTTCCAAAGTGTTGTCGCGAAAAAGGCGATATCTCTCTTTTCCAGAGGGCGCTAGCTTTTCT ATGGCTATTTGTATGACTGTGGGTGTTCTGGGCCAACCTTCGGTCGGTATTTACACTTGGGGCCTGAATTGGGGCATTGCATACGATTTGCCCAATCAGAATTCGACGATAGAAGTtctcacaaaattaaataaagtccCACATCCTTTGGTTGCAAGGCGATTCAGAAGGGATTTGTATTCCAAATTGGAATTGATCATGAACGA TATGGGTTACAGCGGCAGAGAATGCATTTATAGAGCTTTGTGTGAAGCTTCCCAAAGGCTTATGCCTACAGGAGGCTCTCTCGTAGAAGAACTTTTCAAAAAAGTGTTCAG CTTACCCTCGTCTGAAGTTCTATCTTCGGAGCCCATCGATCATCATTTGTACGATTCAGCTCAAAGGAACGGCAAAGCGAAAATGGATTGTCAGCGAAAGTATCGGATGTGTCCGGTGTCTTTATTGGATTTAGCTTTGGGCTATTATACGCCCTCGTTTGGTACCAAAAAGATAACAAAATAG